A region of the Scylla paramamosain isolate STU-SP2022 chromosome 24, ASM3559412v1, whole genome shotgun sequence genome:
GATGTATGTACAGTGACTGATAGATCAGAGAACAGTTCAATAAATATCCAGAGTTTGTCCAAGTATGGCTTGTGGAAACAAAAACATGAGAAAGGCTCACCTTCAGGCATGACGACAGTGAACCCAACGTTATTACCCAACTTCGTTGAGTTTCTGCCAGGCCCCGAGGACTGGGCTAACGCCTTGGGGCGTTTGGCCACTTCCTCTGACAGCTGGGAAGCAAAGGATCAAATGTTCGTTACTGATGCTATACATGTATTTTATGTCGGTCTGTTTGGAGTTTGTATAAATTAATAACGTATCTAAAATAAATatcctgttaaaaaaaaaatcagtgcaTAAAGTGCCGTCTTTTGTTCTCAGAAGACAAATGTGGTGCACTCACATGGACGCTTTCCTGAGCAAGGGTGGCGGGGGTCGGGGAAGCTTCAgccgaggaagaggaagctaaAGAGTCGTTAGTCGGAACTGGGGAGTGGCCGGACATGAGTGCTGCGAACGAGGTATTGTGGTGGTCGTCAGACACTTCCAGCAGACCCTCGGCATACAAAGTcactcgccgccgccgccgccgccgccgccgtccgTACCCCGTTGGTGCATCAAGGCTGTAGCAAAGATCCTGTACAAAAAATGTGCGTATATTGATATagtaatggagaggagagatgaaggtcTATATAGTGTGAAGTAAATCAACCCTTTGTAAGGCAACCGTTGTCTGTATGTCAAGCGCATAAGGGCGAGTTCTGGCCGTATCCCTTCTCCCCAGCCACTGACCGCCATGCAATCCCTGAAGTCGATGCACGCCTTGATGGTGGTATGGATCCACAATTGGGATGACTCCGTTATCTTGGAGTCTAGCATAAAGGCCTCGAAGTCCAAGATCACTTCCCTTGAGTTTTCGCCGATTTGTCGAGGGTGTTGAGGCACGATAGAAGAATATTCCTGCACGCGGCACCTGTAGATCAAGTGTTCGCTGTAGTGACTTTATCGATGATTCCAAAACATTTCAGAATCAGGAAAGCACCTCATTACTTAATCAATCTCAATTTGCCACTCATATCAGAAACAATACAGAGCAATAGTATTTATCCTTTAAACTTGAATTGTGTTGTCACAAAGATGACAATAAATGCCACAAACCCTTCACTGACGAGGACAACGTGGCCGGGCACCTTTGCTTCGTGGGGATCACTGGACACAATCACTTCCATGAGCTTCAAGAACTTCCATGCTGCAAGTATAAACCTTAATTTATGGACGTCCCTCTAAGTTAGAATGTTTCCTTTATTAaaatcattaattaatttcattaaTTCAATCACAAATTTCATCAGTAATgaaggaaacataaaaacaacTGTGTATGTGAGGTACGAGTAGTGATTGTTGGATGCGATATACTCGTACCTAATATAATAATTGCTGAAAGTATGAGGTAACAGATGGTACGGGGCTGGAGTGAGTAGAGGATGCATGACGCTTACTTGATTGGCTGCCAATGCTAGCACGAAGTTGGAGCTTGGATCCGATTGGGACGGCCTGGTTTGGTGTTAGAGCCTCCCCTGAACGAGCTGTCACCTTGCGGAAGAGCGCCACCTCGTATTCCAGGCGGTCGGGAGTCTCTTTCACCATGCCAGACACCCTTCCCAGGGACGGTCTGGCAAAAGTAAATAATAGTACCGATATTACAGGTGTTCTTAGGGAATATAATAAGGTATGAAGACGAAAATCTTTAAACAACTAAATACAGAAAGTACATCAGCATGACACTTACAGCGCCCCTGCAAAGCTGGCGACACGGTTCTCAGTCACGATGGGCGCGGTTGGTTTGCACATGACCAGCACCTCCTTGTCGCTGGCCAGCATGACTCCTTCCAGCTGGGGGAACCACACCCGCACCGTCGCATACCCCTGTGGGGCAGAAGTCTAGCTGTAGGATCTGACGTCATTTGAGGAGACAAGCCTCCAacaactcatatatatatatatatatatatatatatatatatatatatatatatatatatatatatatatatatatatatatatatatatatatatatatatatatatatatatatatatatatatatatatatatatatatatatatatatatatatatatatatatatatatatatatatattttatactACGTAATTGTCATTTCATAACAAAATATAGTGAAATGTTTTTTGCCAATATATTCCAATTACTGTTTGAAAACAATTATATAATTGTGAAATGTGCATGCATGGTATGCTGAAATGCAGCGAAATTCGAGGAATGAAACAGTCCGTTAACCGTCACCCCCTTGACACTTCCATCACTACATCACTCACGTCCTTCTTCACCACGCCGCAGCGGGAGAAGTCTGTCACCAGGAGGCTGTACACGTACTGAGAGTCCTGCTGAATCTGACACACCGCATCTCTGCAGACAGCCAGGCAACGAAAGGGCGAGGACCGCGACATGGGGAGAGAATAACATCAGGTAAGTGAGCATCATCATCTCGATTTCATTACTACATCACTTCAGGAGGAAGCATGTttggtaaatctctctctctctctctctctctctctctctctctctctctctctctctctctctctctctctctctctctctctctctctctctcactctctttctatctatctgaaTTGTAAACCATCACTATTATAAAgataatagtgatggtaataatataTGCAGCAATAAAGCATATTATATTACCATTTAGATTCGTCTTCCACACTGGGATGAGCATGATTCTGTAATAATGCAGAATGTTGTGATCGAAATATTTTCCATTACCAAACCGAGGCTCCGTGTATATGAACTATTTCAACAGCATGTAGCTGCTATTGTGTTCTGTAATTTGTTTAAGAACCGTAACTGTCTGGTACTCGTATGTTCGTCATAGTATGTAAAGCTAACAGTGGCGAGCAGGTGCGTAGTTCGGAGGTGATCATGCTGTGTCTTTCTCACTTATTATAACATCCCCTTCAGTGTTtaccactgaggtgccggtccccgtgCATTTAAATCATGCAGGCGTTCACTTGCCGTAGAAgtagttttttattatttttgctacaCAATGTAGTTTACCTTTATGCTTTCAAGCTTCTAATTCACATGCATTCATCACCACTGGAAATAAAGTGCAGCAAAAATACTTCATGTAATATAAGACAATTAAGTTTTCTCAACAAGACGTGGTAAATTATTAGTGATAGGATTTGCCACTTAtccttttaatttttgacgaccgcttttgCCTGT
Encoded here:
- the LOC135112519 gene encoding uncharacterized protein LOC135112519; the protein is MDLPPVCLLLLSQCVLLALTHEYQVADIHCDFGEDGGSKGHERLAARIRKPEGFRAHPRFADTTATSSSSLTDAVCQIQQDSQYVYSLLVTDFSRCGVVKKDGYATVRVWFPQLEGVMLASDKEVLVMCKPTAPIVTENRVASFAGALPSLGRVSGMVKETPDRLEYEVALFRKVTARSGEALTPNQAVPIGSKLQLRASIGSQSTWKFLKLMEVIVSSDPHEAKVPGHVVLVSEGCRVQEYSSIVPQHPRQIGENSREVILDFEAFMLDSKITESSQLWIHTTIKACIDFRDCMADLCYSLDAPTGYGRRRRRRRRRVTLYAEGLLEVSDDHHNTSFAALMSGHSPVPTNDSLASSSSAEASPTPATLAQESVHLSEEVAKRPKALAQSSGPGRNSTKLGNNVGFTVVMPEEFFTRTEALYQSCATFMVLSGLLGVSMLLGVGLMCLLTSRLHRTAVLAHATTLDTVIKDHQHKYDLRDFLKPPFQ